Proteins from a single region of Rhizobium sp. NLR16a:
- a CDS encoding conjugal transfer protein TraA gives MEIFFGAFTSEWEQRRAALVHEMTSGGRGAAAEEEMRKRLKQLAQLGAGGGGGSGGASRGERAGSRSQWAPRDQATATPSSRPMETRLAAVAKGSQPAVVKMASYGGGARVGAMLNYVSRSGELKVEDENGRILEGREELARVRGDWDHLFQNRAESRDIGSFSVEITGSRLTSDDALHELVRSTLSSGFGDRRYAYAVEKHQDGSVSVQGLVVLRSGQGERLTGDAKAADIIQGRYDASAFASEAGAMFSFHGYGNGVEFGAIRLRDLVDQYQDVRDDRGRSVSGEKAAGDLVQREWRGDLHSRRSRDVMHVIMSARAGTDAATFEGAVRDFLAHQFAGHRYVFAMHDPASDPKEAGEGGKRPHVHAHAIIAMRSDAGDRIETTPAVFREWRSVMAEKAREHGIEMEMTDRREFATPPAFTRTQVRPVSRNGRTEHVGTSEPAQARYDAKRSGRRAVAKSDRSRQYIIKAQESWQKVALASGDRQTIVYATQHREYLEAGLSEATKDAGANIIHADFGSNFRANLVTLQEMVLEGQELRETSRAEFEAYEKKVETALFKLERTVAADDRADFDEVAGLARDFVNQKRELVELYEKRNEMQATQSREELTEVISPDGRMDGMEQSQMPEEEFARAVEAEIGRLKAEGFSKAYISERSFEIEDGVLKQYAEAARNSSRDPINDAWGSAVAKHGEAVVEAGNDAMIDVDHYREGLDRIEAGEFSADGKEAMQAGLDQAMQRAAELAIAGNSYVREIAKEDPDLQRLIDQAENNVPSRNDDREEVIKGVQGVIVERIDRLDERLNSQDSPNFISEDSYATRSEASAERQFLSHMSAQLDRLGPDEVLDLSRTEVDYGYDDEDADSARMSGLEYEPEIERDRREHEGHVESVAPQLEQLKVHGVVVDTSFKAVEPAPIDEAAYLAEMQREFDPEAEPDREDDARKAHELASTVDATNRLNKESEADHRSGDTTRTDPAQQHVPRLEELEREQMEQRERDHDDRDR, from the coding sequence TTGGAAATCTTCTTCGGCGCATTCACCAGCGAATGGGAGCAGCGGCGCGCAGCGCTGGTGCATGAGATGACGTCTGGTGGACGTGGTGCCGCGGCCGAGGAAGAAATGCGGAAGCGCCTGAAGCAGCTGGCTCAGCTCGGCGCAGGCGGTGGAGGAGGTTCTGGCGGCGCTTCTCGTGGAGAGCGCGCCGGATCGAGGAGCCAGTGGGCTCCTCGAGACCAAGCGACGGCGACACCATCAAGCCGGCCGATGGAGACGCGGCTTGCTGCCGTCGCCAAGGGAAGCCAGCCGGCCGTCGTCAAAATGGCGTCTTATGGGGGCGGTGCGCGAGTAGGGGCAATGTTGAACTACGTGTCCCGATCCGGAGAACTGAAGGTTGAGGACGAAAACGGCAGGATCCTTGAGGGCCGCGAGGAATTGGCCAGGGTGCGCGGTGATTGGGATCACCTTTTCCAGAACCGTGCCGAAAGCCGCGACATCGGGAGTTTCAGCGTCGAGATAACGGGCTCTAGGCTTACGTCCGACGACGCTTTGCACGAGTTGGTACGGAGCACCTTATCAAGTGGCTTTGGCGATCGCCGCTATGCCTATGCGGTCGAGAAGCATCAGGACGGTTCAGTCTCGGTTCAAGGGCTGGTGGTGCTCCGAAGCGGGCAGGGGGAGCGGCTGACAGGAGACGCTAAAGCGGCCGATATCATCCAGGGGCGGTATGATGCCAGTGCGTTCGCCAGCGAGGCCGGCGCGATGTTCTCGTTTCATGGGTATGGGAACGGTGTCGAGTTCGGCGCCATCCGTTTGCGCGACCTGGTCGACCAGTATCAGGATGTTCGCGACGATCGGGGCCGGTCAGTATCTGGCGAGAAGGCTGCAGGGGATCTGGTACAAAGGGAATGGCGCGGTGATCTGCACAGCCGAAGGAGCCGCGACGTGATGCACGTCATCATGTCGGCACGGGCCGGAACGGATGCAGCGACTTTCGAGGGTGCCGTGCGCGATTTTCTAGCGCACCAGTTTGCGGGCCATCGTTATGTCTTCGCCATGCACGATCCTGCCAGCGATCCGAAAGAGGCTGGGGAGGGGGGCAAGCGACCGCACGTTCATGCGCATGCGATCATCGCCATGAGATCGGATGCCGGCGATCGCATAGAGACGACTCCGGCCGTGTTTCGCGAATGGCGATCGGTCATGGCCGAGAAGGCGCGGGAACATGGCATAGAAATGGAAATGACCGATCGGCGAGAGTTTGCCACTCCGCCCGCCTTCACGCGGACGCAGGTTCGGCCGGTGAGCCGCAACGGTCGCACGGAGCATGTCGGGACGAGCGAGCCAGCGCAGGCGCGGTATGACGCCAAGCGCAGCGGCCGGCGCGCGGTCGCGAAAAGCGACAGGAGCCGACAATACATCATAAAGGCGCAGGAATCGTGGCAGAAGGTCGCCCTTGCGAGCGGTGATCGTCAGACCATTGTCTATGCTACACAGCACCGAGAATACTTAGAAGCTGGGCTTTCGGAGGCAACGAAGGACGCCGGCGCCAATATCATTCACGCAGATTTCGGATCGAATTTCCGCGCCAATTTGGTTACGTTGCAGGAAATGGTTTTGGAGGGTCAAGAGTTGCGCGAAACGTCACGAGCAGAGTTCGAGGCTTATGAGAAGAAGGTGGAAACGGCGTTGTTCAAGCTGGAGCGCACCGTGGCCGCAGATGACCGAGCCGACTTTGATGAGGTAGCGGGCTTGGCCCGTGACTTCGTCAACCAGAAACGTGAGCTGGTAGAGCTATATGAAAAGCGCAACGAAATGCAGGCTACGCAGAGCCGTGAAGAGCTGACAGAAGTCATTTCGCCCGACGGAAGGATGGACGGAATGGAGCAATCGCAAATGCCCGAGGAGGAGTTTGCGCGCGCCGTTGAGGCTGAGATCGGCCGGCTCAAAGCAGAGGGCTTTAGCAAGGCATATATAAGCGAACGGAGTTTTGAGATTGAGGACGGCGTTCTCAAGCAATACGCCGAAGCTGCTCGCAATTCCTCACGTGATCCTATCAATGACGCGTGGGGATCAGCAGTCGCCAAACACGGCGAGGCTGTCGTCGAGGCCGGTAATGATGCCATGATTGACGTCGACCACTACCGCGAGGGGCTCGATCGGATCGAAGCAGGGGAGTTTTCAGCCGACGGTAAGGAGGCAATGCAGGCCGGGCTTGATCAGGCGATGCAGCGTGCCGCGGAATTGGCTATCGCTGGGAACAGCTACGTTCGAGAGATTGCCAAGGAGGATCCCGATCTACAACGGTTGATCGATCAGGCGGAAAACAATGTTCCGTCGCGCAACGATGACCGCGAAGAGGTCATAAAGGGAGTGCAGGGCGTGATAGTCGAGCGGATCGATCGACTTGACGAGCGTTTGAACAGCCAGGATTCGCCGAATTTCATCTCAGAAGATAGCTACGCGACGCGAAGCGAGGCCAGTGCCGAACGTCAATTCCTGTCGCACATGAGTGCTCAGCTCGATAGGCTCGGCCCGGATGAGGTTCTTGATCTCTCGCGGACCGAGGTTGACTATGGTTACGATGATGAGGACGCGGATTCGGCTCGCATGAGCGGGCTCGAATATGAGCCCGAGATCGAAAGGGATAGGCGAGAGCATGAGGGCCATGTCGAAAGTGTTGCTCCTCAATTGGAGCAATTGAAAGTACATGGCGTTGTCGTCGATACCAGCTTCAAGGCCGTCGAGCCGGCGCCGATTGATGAAGCCGCCTACTTAGCTGAGATGCAGAGGGAGTTTGACCCCGAAGCTGAGCCCGACCGTGAGGACGATGCTCGGAAAGCCCACGAACTAGCTTCGACGGTGGACGCTACTAATCGTCTAAATAAAGAGAGTGAAGCTGATCACCGCAGCGGAGATACCACACGGACTGACCCCGCCCAACAGCACGTTCCTCGCCTTGAGGAGCTTGAGCGGGAACAAATGGAACAGAGGGAACGCGACCACGACGATCGGGACCGTTAA
- the mobC gene encoding plasmid mobilization relaxosome protein MobC translates to MDDGKFNALLEPAKKDRTVHVRVTVDEHAGIEKAAEDAGMTVSSFFRSLLLEGAGVRPILTGDDRLVMAALLEDMRMIGINLNQVARALNSGRGVHPSELNINLENVQRIQAAVMSELRSMSRRAGYQRRGEK, encoded by the coding sequence ATGGATGACGGGAAATTCAACGCTCTCCTTGAGCCGGCCAAGAAGGATCGCACTGTGCATGTGCGTGTCACGGTTGACGAACATGCGGGGATCGAGAAGGCGGCCGAGGATGCCGGCATGACGGTATCCAGCTTTTTCCGGTCGCTGCTATTGGAGGGGGCAGGCGTCCGGCCGATCCTGACGGGGGATGACCGCCTAGTGATGGCGGCTTTGCTCGAAGACATGCGGATGATTGGAATCAACCTCAACCAGGTTGCAAGGGCGCTCAACAGTGGCCGGGGCGTCCATCCAAGCGAGCTGAATATCAACCTCGAAAACGTGCAACGCATTCAGGCGGCGGTGATGAGCGAGCTTCGCTCTATGTCGCGACGGGCTGGTTATCAGCGTCGAGGGGAGAAGTAG
- a CDS encoding ParA family protein, producing the protein MPLCISAVSGKGGAGKTTAAILIAGEYALQGKRVLLIDADGRQNLQEWWKRCEAKDNLPDNIELITAARQTTVQQVLENEANKFDVVLMDTPGQDTVLRDTIIAGSHVVLTPIQPNQDEIKAAGQAATDTANISDKIGRVIPHANFVTRITLPAKMLEAYRLIRPFVQNLKEGGYDSYLLDTELMERNCYREIRNGYGTLQMLELTNPVKKARAEVMSLVQNIEGLLLGQKEVAANG; encoded by the coding sequence ATGCCTCTATGCATTTCGGCCGTGAGCGGCAAAGGGGGAGCAGGGAAGACAACGGCGGCAATCTTGATTGCCGGGGAATATGCGCTTCAGGGAAAGCGTGTCCTTCTCATTGATGCAGACGGCCGCCAAAATCTGCAGGAATGGTGGAAGCGCTGTGAAGCAAAGGACAACCTGCCTGATAACATCGAGCTCATAACGGCTGCCCGTCAAACTACCGTCCAGCAGGTCCTGGAAAACGAGGCGAACAAATTCGATGTCGTTTTGATGGACACGCCCGGTCAAGACACCGTCCTGAGGGACACCATTATCGCCGGGTCCCATGTTGTGCTGACGCCAATTCAGCCAAACCAAGATGAGATCAAGGCGGCGGGCCAGGCCGCGACCGACACGGCCAATATCTCCGACAAAATTGGGCGGGTGATCCCGCACGCCAACTTTGTCACCAGGATCACGTTGCCAGCCAAAATGCTGGAAGCGTATCGGCTGATCAGGCCCTTTGTGCAGAATTTAAAGGAAGGTGGTTATGACTCCTACCTGCTCGATACTGAACTCATGGAGCGAAATTGCTACCGCGAGATTCGAAACGGTTACGGCACTCTGCAGATGCTGGAACTCACGAATCCCGTAAAAAAAGCGCGAGCGGAAGTGATGAGCCTAGTTCAGAACATTGAAGGACTGCTCTTGGGACAGAAAGAGGTAGCGGCCAATGGCTAA
- the repC gene encoding plasmid replication protein RepC, with amino-acid sequence MESGSVTTPFGRRAMTLGMLASQQIAETIEPGTTRNKWKLFRAICEARPALGVTDRALNVLDALLTFYPDNELSEDRGLIVFPSNAQLSIRAKGMTAATLRRHLAGLVEAGLIVRKDSANGKRYARRDRAGAVSEAFGFSLAPLLARAAEIEALAAQAVADRELMRITRERLTICRRDVAKLISAALDEGAAGDWEKITCIFREIVARLPRAPGIEHLTSVLDDMSLLREEIVNQLETLTNVKKIDAKESQIERHIQNSNPESISDLEPASETKQGAKLAARIGQQSVPLDDQVISATPEGARGGELRAGRCKRPLGEDGELKSFPLGLVLQACPQISDYGPGGHVGNWRELMSAAVVVRSMLGVSPSAYQDACSAMGPENAATVMACILERGGHINSAGGYLRDLTRRTEAGEFAIGPMLMSLVRANSSVRRQVG; translated from the coding sequence ATGGAGAGTGGAAGTGTGACGACGCCGTTTGGGCGGCGGGCGATGACGCTTGGCATGTTGGCAAGCCAACAGATTGCGGAGACTATCGAACCCGGAACGACCCGGAACAAGTGGAAACTGTTCAGGGCGATTTGCGAAGCACGGCCAGCGCTTGGCGTTACGGATCGCGCCTTGAACGTCCTCGACGCTTTGCTGACGTTCTATCCGGACAATGAGCTGTCAGAGGATCGCGGGCTGATCGTGTTCCCGTCGAACGCACAGCTCTCGATCCGCGCCAAAGGCATGACTGCAGCCACGCTAAGACGGCACCTGGCTGGCCTGGTAGAAGCCGGGTTGATCGTTCGAAAGGACAGCGCCAACGGGAAACGTTACGCACGCCGAGACAGGGCAGGGGCGGTCTCAGAGGCTTTCGGCTTCTCGTTGGCCCCCTTGCTTGCGCGGGCGGCCGAGATAGAGGCCTTGGCAGCCCAGGCGGTTGCTGATCGCGAGCTGATGAGGATCACACGGGAGCGCCTGACAATTTGCCGCCGCGACGTCGCCAAGCTCATTTCCGCCGCCCTCGATGAGGGCGCTGCAGGTGATTGGGAGAAGATTACCTGCATATTTCGTGAGATCGTAGCACGCCTTCCTCGGGCTCCCGGGATTGAGCATCTGACTTCGGTACTCGATGATATGTCGCTGCTTCGTGAAGAGATCGTCAATCAGTTGGAAACGCTCACGAATGTGAAAAAAATAGACGCCAAAGAGTCTCAAATTGAGCGCCACATACAGAATTCAAACCCCGAATCCATTTCTGATCTTGAACCAGCTTCCGAAACGAAGCAGGGGGCAAAGTTGGCGGCTCGCATCGGGCAGCAGAGCGTGCCGCTGGATGACCAAGTAATATCGGCTACCCCTGAGGGGGCAAGGGGAGGGGAGTTGCGAGCCGGAAGGTGCAAGCGACCGCTAGGTGAGGATGGTGAACTGAAATCGTTCCCGCTCGGATTGGTCCTGCAGGCTTGCCCTCAAATCTCCGACTACGGCCCAGGTGGACATGTGGGCAACTGGCGAGAGCTGATGTCGGCCGCCGTTGTTGTCCGATCGATGCTCGGCGTCAGCCCCTCGGCCTATCAGGATGCCTGCTCGGCAATGGGACCGGAGAACGCAGCGACCGTGATGGCCTGCATCCTCGAGCGCGGCGGCCACATCAACTCGGCGGGTGGATACCTGCGTGATCTGACACGGCGCACCGAAGCCGGAGAATTTGCGATTGGCCCAATGCTCATGTCGCTTGTCCGCGCTAACAGTTCCGTCAGACGGCAGGTGGGTTAA
- the repB gene encoding plasmid partitioning protein RepB: protein MARRDVFANITSPQSEVQERKAKPEYAARGASRSMISSLNELAEKAARVDQNLAGELVVELDTADLDSSFVSDRMADDDAAYIELVEAMRDRGQDSPILVRPHPSHDGRYQIVFGHRRARAAKDLGRKVRAVVKEISDADHVIAQGQENSARQNLSFIERALFAQRLLDLGYDKSTIQSALATDAPMLTRMLSVSSRVPEAVALKIGPAKSIGRDRWIDFAQRIEKPSTKALVGKFVDEEKFSTLESDARFELLVAEIKKAEQLPREPADKGEWRATDASVRAEFKGTGKSYSIALKSDEAGKFGRFIADNLERLHQEFLSSTKTDER from the coding sequence ATGGCTCGAAGGGATGTTTTTGCAAATATCACCTCGCCTCAGAGCGAGGTTCAGGAGCGAAAGGCGAAGCCTGAATACGCGGCGCGGGGTGCCTCCCGGTCGATGATTAGCTCATTGAACGAGCTGGCTGAGAAAGCCGCCCGCGTGGACCAGAATCTTGCGGGCGAGCTTGTTGTCGAACTGGATACGGCGGACCTCGACAGCTCGTTCGTTTCGGATCGCATGGCTGACGACGATGCTGCCTATATAGAGCTTGTTGAAGCCATGCGAGATCGCGGACAGGATTCGCCCATACTGGTGCGCCCTCACCCTTCGCATGACGGCCGATACCAGATCGTTTTTGGTCACCGTCGCGCCAGGGCAGCAAAAGACCTCGGCCGGAAAGTTCGTGCAGTCGTCAAGGAAATCTCAGACGCCGATCACGTTATTGCCCAGGGCCAGGAGAACTCAGCTCGGCAGAACCTGTCGTTCATCGAGAGAGCCTTGTTTGCTCAGCGCTTGCTCGATCTCGGCTACGACAAATCCACGATTCAGTCCGCTCTTGCAACCGACGCTCCGATGCTGACACGCATGCTATCGGTATCCAGCCGGGTTCCGGAAGCGGTGGCCTTGAAGATCGGCCCCGCTAAATCCATCGGCCGGGATCGTTGGATTGATTTCGCTCAACGGATCGAGAAGCCATCGACGAAGGCGCTAGTCGGCAAATTTGTCGATGAAGAGAAGTTCAGCACTCTCGAATCGGACGCCCGTTTTGAACTCCTCGTGGCGGAGATTAAGAAGGCCGAACAGTTGCCAAGGGAGCCAGCCGATAAGGGCGAATGGCGGGCAACGGATGCGTCGGTGAGAGCAGAGTTCAAAGGGACCGGCAAGAGCTATTCAATCGCCCTCAAGTCCGATGAGGCTGGCAAGTTCGGCCGCTTTATCGCGGACAATTTGGAGCGATTGCACCAAGAGTTTTTGTCATCAACCAAGACTGATGAAAGGTAG